A genomic segment from Ruegeria sp. TM1040 encodes:
- a CDS encoding acetyl-CoA carboxylase biotin carboxylase subunit has translation MFNKILIANRGEIACRVMETARRLGVRTVAVYSDADRDAKHVALADEAVHVGHGPAPADSYLLQDEILAAAKATGAQGIHPGYGFLSENPDFVEKVEAAGLAFIGPSASAIRKMGLKDAAKALMEEAGVPVVPGYHGDTQDAGFLAKQADSIGYPVLIKAVAGGGGKGMRLVEDPKDFNDALASAQGEATTSFGNPAVLIEKYIQKPRHIEVQVFGDGTSAVHLFERDCSLQRRHQKVIEEAPAPGMTDEMRAAMGQAAVRAAEAIGYAGAGTVEFIVDGSEGLRADGFWFMEMNTRLQVEHPVTELITGVDLVEWQLRVASGEGLPMQQDDLSITGHAFEARLYAEDVPKGFLPATGTLSHLAFPEGVRADSGVRAGDTISPWYDPMISKVIVHGPSRAAALRQLDDALARTEVAGTVTNLAFLGALTRHAGFAAGDVDTGLIARDLDSLAAAPEMRAEHKIAAAMVALDVIDPKPEMGFTLWADLHRSVTLEAQGESFEASVELSGPDRQDWILDGDMFAVNRMGSGWVISGMALPPYAKSGDAITIFDGYGLSFKVVDPLDRAAGAAGDGNLIEAPMPGLVKAVFAEAGAAVKEGDRLAILEAMKMEHSLLAARDGVVAEVLAQAGDQVEAGAALVRLEEEA, from the coding sequence ATGTTCAACAAGATCCTGATTGCCAACCGCGGCGAAATTGCATGCCGGGTGATGGAAACCGCCCGTCGTCTGGGTGTACGCACCGTCGCCGTCTACTCCGATGCTGACCGAGACGCCAAACATGTGGCCCTTGCGGATGAGGCTGTCCATGTCGGTCATGGACCTGCCCCGGCGGATAGCTACCTGCTGCAGGACGAGATCCTCGCCGCCGCCAAAGCCACCGGCGCGCAAGGCATACACCCTGGCTATGGGTTTCTGTCGGAGAATCCCGATTTTGTGGAAAAGGTCGAGGCAGCCGGTCTCGCCTTCATCGGCCCCTCTGCCAGTGCGATCCGCAAGATGGGTCTCAAGGACGCCGCCAAGGCACTGATGGAAGAGGCGGGCGTTCCGGTGGTTCCCGGCTATCACGGCGACACGCAGGATGCGGGCTTCCTCGCCAAACAGGCGGACAGCATCGGCTATCCGGTCCTGATCAAGGCGGTTGCAGGCGGCGGTGGCAAGGGCATGCGGCTGGTCGAGGACCCCAAGGATTTCAACGATGCGCTCGCCTCGGCGCAGGGCGAAGCCACCACGTCCTTTGGCAATCCGGCGGTGCTGATTGAAAAATACATCCAGAAGCCGCGCCATATCGAGGTACAGGTCTTTGGGGACGGCACATCGGCGGTGCATCTGTTTGAACGCGACTGTTCGCTGCAACGTCGCCACCAAAAGGTGATCGAAGAAGCCCCGGCCCCGGGCATGACCGACGAGATGCGCGCCGCCATGGGACAGGCCGCCGTGCGTGCCGCCGAGGCGATCGGCTATGCGGGCGCGGGCACGGTGGAGTTCATTGTGGACGGCTCGGAAGGGCTGCGTGCGGACGGGTTCTGGTTCATGGAGATGAACACCCGTTTGCAGGTGGAACACCCGGTTACCGAGCTCATCACTGGCGTCGATCTGGTGGAGTGGCAGCTGCGCGTCGCCTCTGGCGAAGGGCTGCCCATGCAACAGGACGACCTTTCCATTACCGGCCACGCCTTTGAGGCGCGGCTCTATGCCGAGGATGTGCCCAAGGGCTTTTTGCCCGCCACCGGCACGCTCTCGCATCTGGCCTTTCCCGAAGGGGTGCGCGCCGACAGCGGTGTGCGGGCAGGGGACACCATCAGCCCTTGGTATGATCCGATGATCTCCAAGGTGATCGTGCATGGCCCCTCGCGCGCGGCAGCGCTGCGTCAGCTGGATGACGCGCTCGCGCGGACCGAGGTTGCCGGAACCGTAACAAACCTTGCCTTCCTCGGTGCGCTCACCCGGCATGCAGGCTTTGCTGCGGGCGACGTGGACACGGGCCTGATCGCGCGCGATCTCGACAGTCTTGCTGCCGCGCCGGAGATGAGGGCCGAACACAAGATCGCGGCTGCGATGGTGGCGCTTGATGTGATCGATCCCAAACCCGAAATGGGCTTCACGCTTTGGGCGGACCTACACCGTTCCGTTACGCTTGAAGCGCAGGGCGAGAGTTTCGAAGCCTCGGTCGAGTTGAGCGGCCCGGATCGTCAGGACTGGATCCTTGATGGAGATATGTTTGCCGTCAATCGCATGGGGTCGGGCTGGGTTATCAGCGGCATGGCCTTGCCACCCTATGCAAAAAGTGGCGACGCCATCACGATTTTTGACGGCTATGGGCTGAGCTTCAAGGTCGTTGACCCGCTGGACCGTGCCGCAGGCGCTGCCGGGGATGGCAACCTCATTGAGGCCCCGATGCCGGGCTTGGTCAAGGCGGTCTTTGCCGAGGCGGGCGCCGCAGTCAAAGAAGGCGACCGGCTCGCCATCCTTGAGGCCATGAAAATGGAGCACTCTTTGCTAGCCGCCCGTGACGGCGTGGTTGCAGAAGTTCTTGCGCAAGCGGGCGATCAGGTGGAGGCTGGTGCAGCGCTGGTGCGGCTCGAGGAAGAGGCCTGA
- a CDS encoding hydroxymethylglutaryl-CoA lyase, with translation MKDRVEIFEVGPRDGLQNEKRDIPVADKVALVDCLSRAGFSRIEVASFVSPKWVPQMAGSAEVLAGITKAKGVRYAALTPNMRGYEDALAARADEIAIFASASEGFSQANINASIAESIERFTPILEAARHIDLPVRGYVSCVTDCPYDGAVAPDKVAEVADRLFSMGCYEISLGDTVGKATPDKIAKMLIAVKDAVPVTRLAGHYHDTAGRAIANIDASLALGVRVFDAAVGGLGGCPYAPGAAGNVATEVVHEHLTRLGYDTGLDGTVLQEAAAMARHLRPEPTDA, from the coding sequence ATGAAAGACCGCGTCGAGATCTTTGAGGTGGGCCCACGCGACGGGCTGCAGAACGAAAAGCGTGACATTCCTGTCGCCGACAAGGTGGCCCTGGTGGATTGTCTCAGTCGTGCAGGCTTTTCCCGGATCGAGGTGGCGAGTTTTGTCTCCCCCAAATGGGTGCCGCAGATGGCGGGCAGCGCAGAGGTTCTGGCCGGGATCACCAAGGCCAAAGGCGTGCGCTATGCGGCGCTCACCCCGAATATGCGCGGCTATGAGGATGCGCTGGCCGCGCGCGCTGATGAAATCGCCATCTTTGCCTCTGCCTCCGAGGGCTTTTCACAAGCCAATATCAATGCATCGATTGCTGAGAGTATCGAGCGCTTTACACCCATTCTGGAGGCCGCGCGTCATATCGATCTGCCGGTGCGGGGTTATGTCTCCTGCGTGACCGACTGCCCCTATGATGGCGCTGTCGCACCCGACAAAGTCGCCGAGGTCGCGGATCGGCTGTTCTCGATGGGCTGCTATGAGATTTCGCTTGGCGATACTGTGGGAAAGGCCACACCCGACAAGATCGCCAAGATGTTGATCGCGGTCAAAGATGCGGTGCCAGTCACCCGCCTCGCAGGTCACTATCACGACACCGCAGGCCGTGCGATTGCCAATATAGATGCGTCGCTTGCGCTGGGCGTGCGGGTGTTTGACGCTGCCGTTGGCGGGCTTGGTGGCTGCCCCTATGCGCCGGGCGCGGCAGGGAATGTGGCCACAGAGGTGGTCCACGAACATTTGACGCGGCTGGGGTATGACACGGGCCTTGATGGCACCGTACTGCAAGAGGCCGCCGCCATGGCGCGGCACTTGCGCCCCGAGCCCACCGACGCCTGA
- a CDS encoding crotonase/enoyl-CoA hydratase family protein, protein MYDTLLLTRDDRGVATLTLNRPEKHNAMSGLMLQELQDAARALAADRSVRVVVLTGAGKSFCAGGDLGWMQAQMEADAETRGREARVLAEMLNLLNTLPQPLIGRLQGNAFGGGVGMASVCDVAIGVDSLKMGLTETKLGLIPATIGPYVIARMGEARARRVFMSARLFDAAEAVDLGLLSRAVPADSLDAAVEAEVTPYLDCAPGAVADAKALARALGPRIDKSTIDFTISALVTRWESAEAVEGINAFFDKRRPSWRDK, encoded by the coding sequence ATGTATGACACGCTTTTGCTGACCCGTGATGATCGCGGTGTGGCGACCCTTACGCTCAACCGTCCCGAAAAGCACAACGCCATGTCGGGCCTGATGCTGCAGGAACTGCAGGATGCGGCGCGCGCGTTGGCGGCGGACCGCAGCGTGCGGGTTGTTGTACTCACGGGGGCGGGCAAGAGCTTTTGCGCCGGGGGCGATCTGGGCTGGATGCAGGCGCAGATGGAGGCTGATGCCGAAACGCGCGGGCGCGAGGCCCGCGTGCTGGCCGAGATGCTGAACCTTCTCAACACCTTGCCGCAGCCGCTCATTGGGCGGCTGCAGGGCAATGCCTTCGGGGGCGGGGTCGGAATGGCCTCGGTCTGTGATGTGGCCATCGGTGTCGACAGTCTCAAGATGGGGCTCACCGAGACCAAACTGGGACTGATCCCCGCCACCATCGGCCCCTATGTGATCGCCCGCATGGGCGAGGCGCGGGCACGTCGCGTATTCATGTCGGCGCGACTTTTTGATGCAGCCGAGGCGGTCGATCTGGGGCTCCTGAGCCGCGCGGTACCCGCCGACTCACTTGATGCTGCGGTGGAAGCAGAGGTAACTCCTTACCTCGACTGCGCGCCGGGGGCGGTGGCGGATGCCAAGGCGCTGGCGCGCGCGCTTGGGCCGCGTATCGATAAATCCACAATCGATTTTACAATTTCCGCCCTTGTAACCCGCTGGGAAAGCGCCGAGGCGGTCGAAGGCATCAACGCGTTTTTTGATAAACGCCGCCCCTCCTGGCGTGACAAATAA
- a CDS encoding NADH-quinone oxidoreductase subunit A: protein MEEMLREYLPILVFLAVAIGLGLVLILAAVVVAVRNPDPEKVSAYECGFNAFDDARMKFDVRFYLVSILFIIFDLEIAFLFPWAVGFKDISDAGFWSMMVFLGVLTIGFAYEWKKGALEWE from the coding sequence GTGGAAGAGATGTTGCGGGAATACCTGCCCATTCTGGTGTTTTTGGCCGTCGCCATCGGCCTTGGTCTCGTACTTATTCTTGCTGCCGTCGTTGTTGCGGTGCGCAATCCCGACCCTGAAAAAGTCAGCGCGTATGAATGCGGTTTCAACGCATTCGACGATGCCCGCATGAAATTCGACGTGCGCTTTTATCTGGTGTCGATCCTGTTCATCATCTTTGACCTGGAAATTGCTTTCCTGTTCCCTTGGGCCGTGGGGTTCAAGGACATCAGTGATGCGGGCTTCTGGTCGATGATGGTCTTCCTTGGGGTCCTGACCATCGGCTTTGCGTATGAGTGGAAGAAGGGGGCTCTGGAATGGGAGTGA
- a CDS encoding NuoB/complex I 20 kDa subunit family protein, with translation MGVMAGANTAGVDKEMVTQALNAELQDKGFLLTSAEDIINWARTGSLHWMTFGLACCAVEMMHTSMPRYDAERFGIAPRASPRQSDVMIVAGTLTNKMAPALRKVYDQMPEPRYVISMGSCANGGGYYHYSYSVVRGCDRIVPVDIYVPGCPPTAEALLYGLMQLQRKIRRTGTLVR, from the coding sequence ATGGGAGTGATGGCTGGCGCGAACACCGCAGGTGTCGACAAGGAAATGGTGACACAGGCCTTGAATGCAGAGCTGCAGGACAAGGGGTTCTTGCTGACCTCTGCCGAGGACATCATCAATTGGGCGCGCACCGGTTCGCTGCACTGGATGACCTTTGGTCTTGCTTGCTGCGCGGTGGAAATGATGCACACCTCCATGCCGCGTTACGATGCCGAGCGTTTCGGGATCGCACCGCGTGCCTCCCCGCGTCAGTCGGACGTGATGATTGTTGCAGGTACGCTCACCAACAAAATGGCTCCGGCGTTGCGCAAGGTCTACGACCAGATGCCCGAGCCGCGCTACGTGATCTCGATGGGGTCCTGCGCCAATGGCGGTGGCTATTACCACTACAGCTATTCCGTGGTGCGCGGCTGTGACCGGATCGTGCCAGTGGACATCTATGTGCCTGGCTGCCCGCCCACCGCAGAGGCGCTCCTTTATGGGCTGATGCAGCTGCAGCGCAAGATCCGCCGCACTGGCACCCTTGTGCGCTAA
- a CDS encoding NADH-quinone oxidoreductase subunit C, with product MIEALQDLGHQIEAKRPECVLSWDIAHGELNIDVKPANIAGLVEFLRVDSACRFSTLVDITAVDYPERTKRFDVVYHLLSMYQNQRIRLRAAVREEDMVPSIVDVHPSANWFEREVFDMFGILFTGHPDLRRLLTDYGFRGHPLRKDFPTTGYTEVRYDEAQKRVVYEPVKLVQEYRQFDFMSPWEGAEYILPGDEKEIAK from the coding sequence ATGATCGAAGCATTGCAAGACCTTGGCCACCAGATTGAAGCCAAGCGCCCCGAGTGCGTATTGTCCTGGGATATTGCCCATGGCGAACTGAACATCGACGTAAAGCCCGCCAACATCGCGGGCCTCGTTGAATTCCTGCGCGTCGACAGCGCCTGCCGGTTCTCCACGCTGGTGGACATTACCGCAGTGGACTATCCCGAGCGCACCAAGCGTTTTGACGTGGTGTATCACCTCCTTTCGATGTACCAGAACCAGCGCATCCGTCTGCGCGCAGCCGTGCGCGAAGAGGACATGGTGCCCTCCATCGTGGATGTGCACCCCTCCGCCAACTGGTTCGAGCGCGAAGTCTTTGACATGTTCGGCATCCTGTTCACGGGGCACCCGGACCTGCGCCGCCTGCTGACGGACTATGGCTTCCGCGGCCACCCGCTGCGCAAGGATTTCCCGACCACCGGTTACACCGAAGTGCGCTATGACGAGGCGCAAAAGCGCGTGGTCTACGAGCCGGTGAAGCTGGTTCAGGAATACCGCCAGTTTGACTTCATGAGCCCTTGGGAAGGTGCGGAATATATCCTGCCGGGTGACGAGAAAGAGATCGCGAAATGA
- a CDS encoding NADH-quinone oxidoreductase subunit D, translating to MDGSKFDDAQTGEQKIRNFNINFGPQHPAAHGVLRLVLELDGEIVERCDPHIGLLHRGTEKLMESRTYLQNLPYFDRLDYVAPMNQEHAWCLAIEKLTGVEVPRRAQLIRVLYSEIGRILNHLLNITTQAMDVGALTPPLWGFEEREKLMIFYERACGARLHAAYFRPGGVHQDLPDELLDDIDLWAMEFPKVMDDIDGLLTENRIFKQRNCDIGVVTEDDIQKYGFSGVMVRGSGLAWDLRRAQPYECYDEFDFQIPVGKNGDCYDRYLVRMEEMRQSLSIIRQAIAKLREATGDVLARGKLTPPKRGDMKTSMESLIHHFKLYTEGFHVPEGEVYAAVEAPKGEFGVYLVADGSNKPYRAKLRAPGFLHLQAMDYVAKGHQLADVAAIIGTMDIVFGEIDR from the coding sequence ATGGACGGCTCCAAATTCGACGACGCCCAGACGGGCGAACAGAAAATCCGTAACTTCAACATCAACTTCGGCCCGCAGCACCCTGCGGCGCACGGCGTGCTGCGTCTGGTGCTGGAACTGGATGGCGAGATCGTGGAACGCTGCGACCCGCACATCGGTCTTCTGCACCGTGGCACCGAAAAGCTGATGGAAAGCCGCACCTACCTGCAGAACCTGCCGTATTTCGACCGCCTCGACTATGTGGCGCCGATGAACCAGGAGCACGCTTGGTGTCTGGCAATCGAAAAGCTGACTGGCGTGGAGGTCCCCCGCCGTGCGCAGCTGATCCGAGTGCTCTATTCTGAGATCGGCCGTATCCTCAATCACCTCTTGAACATCACCACTCAGGCGATGGACGTGGGCGCGCTGACGCCGCCGCTCTGGGGCTTTGAGGAACGCGAGAAGCTGATGATCTTCTACGAGCGGGCCTGTGGTGCACGCTTGCACGCGGCCTACTTCCGCCCTGGTGGCGTGCATCAGGATCTGCCGGACGAGCTGCTGGATGATATCGACCTCTGGGCGATGGAATTTCCGAAGGTCATGGACGACATCGACGGCCTCTTGACCGAGAACCGGATCTTCAAGCAGCGCAACTGCGACATTGGCGTAGTCACCGAGGATGACATCCAGAAGTATGGCTTCTCCGGTGTGATGGTGCGCGGGTCTGGCCTGGCTTGGGATTTGCGCCGCGCGCAGCCCTATGAATGCTACGACGAGTTCGATTTCCAGATCCCGGTCGGCAAGAACGGCGACTGCTACGATCGCTATCTGGTGCGGATGGAAGAGATGCGTCAGTCGCTCTCGATCATCCGTCAGGCTATCGCAAAATTGCGCGAGGCCACCGGTGACGTTCTGGCCCGTGGCAAGCTCACCCCGCCTAAGCGCGGCGATATGAAGACCTCGATGGAGAGCCTGATCCACCACTTCAAGCTCTACACCGAAGGCTTCCATGTTCCCGAGGGCGAGGTCTATGCCGCTGTCGAGGCGCCCAAAGGCGAATTTGGCGTCTATCTCGTGGCGGATGGCAGCAACAAGCCCTACCGCGCCAAGCTGCGCGCACCGGGGTTCTTGCATCTTCAAGCGATGGATTACGTCGCCAAGGGCCACCAGCTTGCGGATGTCGCTGCAATTATTGGAACCATGGACATCGTGTTTGGAGAGATTGACCGATGA
- a CDS encoding NADH-quinone oxidoreductase subunit E: MLRRLHHEQPDSFAFTPANQAWAEAQMTKYPEGRQASAVIPILWRAQEQEGWISKPAIEYVADMLGMAYIRVLEVASFYFMFQLQPTGSVAHIQICGTTSCMICGAEDLVAICKDKISAKPHTLSEDGKFSWEEVECLGSCANAPMAQIGKDYYEDLTAASFTKLLDDLAAGKPVVPGPQNGRYAAEPKAGLTSLTEYEAGKPQYNASAELATEIGDGVKRIQGDEVPLLTPWVGKDGVVAGRAAADPTPPAPERPQPAAKQAETAKKKAPAKPAVKKSDAATPAQPEAAAAKVTEPKADLEEQAPETLTAAREGGADDLKLLKGVGPKLEQTLNELGFFHFDQIAKWTEAEVAWVDARLKFKGRIERDGWIEQAKQLAAGEETEFAKSAKKDGRYKD, encoded by the coding sequence ATGCTGCGTCGTCTTCATCACGAACAGCCTGACAGCTTTGCGTTCACCCCGGCCAATCAGGCCTGGGCCGAAGCTCAGATGACCAAATACCCCGAAGGCCGTCAGGCCTCGGCGGTCATTCCGATTCTGTGGCGCGCTCAGGAGCAAGAGGGCTGGATTTCCAAACCCGCGATCGAATATGTGGCCGATATGCTCGGCATGGCCTACATCCGCGTGCTGGAAGTGGCCTCTTTCTATTTCATGTTCCAGCTGCAGCCCACGGGTTCGGTTGCGCATATCCAGATCTGTGGCACCACGTCCTGCATGATCTGTGGTGCCGAGGATCTGGTCGCGATCTGCAAGGACAAGATCTCTGCCAAGCCGCATACGCTGTCCGAGGACGGCAAGTTCTCTTGGGAAGAGGTAGAATGCCTTGGCTCCTGCGCCAATGCGCCGATGGCGCAGATCGGCAAGGATTATTACGAGGATCTGACCGCGGCATCTTTTACCAAGCTGCTCGATGATCTGGCGGCGGGTAAACCCGTCGTACCCGGCCCGCAAAACGGTCGCTACGCTGCAGAGCCAAAGGCGGGCCTGACCTCGCTCACCGAATATGAAGCAGGCAAGCCGCAGTATAATGCCTCGGCGGAGCTTGCGACCGAAATCGGTGACGGTGTGAAGCGTATTCAGGGCGATGAAGTTCCGCTCCTGACCCCATGGGTCGGCAAGGATGGCGTGGTTGCAGGGCGTGCCGCTGCAGATCCGACGCCGCCCGCGCCAGAGCGTCCGCAACCCGCGGCCAAGCAGGCTGAGACCGCCAAGAAGAAGGCTCCGGCCAAGCCTGCGGTCAAGAAATCGGATGCGGCAACGCCTGCACAGCCCGAAGCCGCCGCCGCAAAGGTGACGGAACCCAAGGCGGACTTGGAAGAACAAGCACCCGAGACGCTGACAGCGGCGCGCGAGGGCGGGGCGGACGATCTCAAGCTCCTCAAAGGTGTGGGGCCAAAGCTCGAACAGACGCTCAATGAGCTGGGCTTTTTCCACTTTGACCAGATTGCCAAATGGACCGAGGCCGAGGTGGCCTGGGTGGATGCGCGCCTGAAGTTCAAAGGCCGCATCGAGCGCGACGGCTGGATCGAGCAAGCCAAGCAACTGGCAGCCGGTGAAGAAACCGAGTTTGCCAAATCGGCCAAGAAAGACGGCCGCTACAAAGACTAA
- a CDS encoding DUF5337 domain-containing protein, with product MTQDEQDKAIAAKGRHISLVIAGTMVAWLLLSLLVGPAIGLPGRYALLFDFAALAAMIYAGVNIIQLWRMRQNSQR from the coding sequence ATGACGCAGGACGAACAGGATAAGGCCATCGCTGCCAAAGGGCGGCACATCTCGCTGGTGATTGCCGGTACGATGGTGGCTTGGTTGCTCCTGTCCCTGCTCGTGGGTCCCGCGATTGGCCTGCCGGGCCGATATGCGCTGCTGTTCGATTTTGCGGCTCTGGCCGCGATGATCTACGCGGGCGTCAACATCATTCAACTCTGGCGTATGCGTCAGAACAGTCAAAGGTAG
- the nuoF gene encoding NADH-quinone oxidoreductase subunit NuoF, with protein sequence MLKDQDRIFTNLYGMHERTLAGAQKRGHWDGTAGLIEKGRDWIIQTMKDSGLRGRGGAGFPTGLKWSFMPKESDGRPAYLVINADESEPGTCKDREIMRHDPHTLIEGALIASFAMNAHTCYIYLRGEYIREREALQAAIDECYDKGLLGKNAAGSGWDFDLFLHHGAGAYICGEETALIESLEGKKGMPRMKPPFPAGAGLYGCPTTVNNVESIAVVPTILRRGAEWFAGFGRQNNAGTKLFAISGHVNNPCVVEEAMSISFEELIEKHCGGIRGGWDNLLAVIPGGSSVPCVRGEKMRDAIMDFDYLRGELGSGLGTAAVIVMDKQTDIVKAIWRLSKFYKHESCGQCTPCREGTGWMMRVMDRLVRGEAELEEIDMLWDVTKQVEGHTICALGDAAAWPIQGLIRNFREEIEDRIKAQKSGRMGAMAAE encoded by the coding sequence ATGCTGAAGGATCAGGACCGGATCTTTACCAACCTTTACGGGATGCACGAACGCACGTTGGCGGGCGCACAAAAGCGCGGCCACTGGGACGGTACGGCGGGCCTCATTGAAAAAGGGCGCGACTGGATCATCCAGACCATGAAGGATTCCGGCCTGCGCGGGCGTGGCGGTGCGGGCTTCCCCACCGGCCTCAAATGGTCCTTCATGCCCAAGGAAAGCGACGGGCGTCCCGCCTATCTGGTCATCAATGCTGATGAGTCCGAGCCCGGCACCTGCAAAGACCGCGAAATCATGCGTCACGATCCGCATACGCTGATCGAGGGCGCGCTGATCGCTTCCTTCGCGATGAACGCGCACACCTGCTACATCTATCTGCGCGGCGAATATATCCGCGAGCGCGAGGCGCTGCAGGCCGCCATCGACGAATGCTACGACAAGGGTCTTCTGGGCAAGAACGCTGCAGGCTCGGGCTGGGATTTCGATCTTTTCCTGCACCACGGGGCAGGGGCTTATATCTGCGGCGAGGAAACCGCCCTGATCGAGAGCCTTGAGGGCAAAAAAGGCATGCCGCGCATGAAGCCGCCATTCCCGGCAGGCGCGGGGCTTTATGGCTGCCCGACCACGGTGAACAATGTCGAATCCATCGCCGTGGTGCCCACCATCCTGCGGCGCGGTGCGGAGTGGTTTGCCGGCTTTGGCCGTCAGAACAACGCGGGCACCAAGCTTTTTGCGATCTCCGGTCACGTCAACAACCCCTGCGTTGTTGAAGAGGCCATGTCGATCAGCTTTGAAGAGCTGATTGAAAAACACTGCGGTGGCATTCGCGGCGGCTGGGACAATCTTCTGGCGGTGATCCCAGGCGGCTCTTCAGTGCCCTGTGTGCGCGGCGAGAAGATGCGCGATGCGATCATGGATTTTGATTACCTGCGCGGCGAGTTGGGCTCTGGCCTTGGCACTGCGGCGGTGATCGTGATGGACAAGCAGACCGATATCGTCAAAGCGATCTGGCGCCTCTCGAAGTTCTACAAGCACGAAAGCTGCGGCCAGTGCACGCCCTGCCGTGAAGGCACCGGCTGGATGATGCGCGTGATGGATCGTCTGGTGCGCGGTGAGGCGGAGCTTGAAGAGATCGACATGCTCTGGGATGTCACCAAGCAGGTCGAAGGCCACACCATCTGTGCACTGGGCGATGCGGCCGCATGGCCCATTCAGGGTCTCATTCGCAACTTCCGTGAAGAGATCGAAGATCGCATCAAGGCGCAGAAATCTGGCCGTATGGGCGCGATGGCAGCGGAATAA
- a CDS encoding DUF5333 domain-containing protein, which produces MSKTYDLSTADTFSAPHVLMMTALAALSAFMLALGASAGEAKPSLRDVQEIEDPLFAVAVASEVAERCERIAPRTLKGLNQLYQIRARANALGYSDTEIKSYIKSDQEKSRMRAKGERLLRQNGVKLDQPETFCAYGLAEIEKNSAIGVLLRAK; this is translated from the coding sequence ATGTCCAAAACATATGATCTGTCCACTGCTGATACTTTCTCTGCGCCGCACGTGCTGATGATGACTGCGCTGGCGGCGCTCTCTGCCTTTATGTTGGCTTTGGGGGCCAGTGCGGGCGAGGCCAAGCCCTCTCTGCGCGATGTGCAAGAGATCGAAGACCCGCTTTTTGCCGTGGCGGTCGCGAGCGAAGTCGCAGAGCGCTGCGAACGCATTGCGCCGCGCACGCTCAAGGGTCTCAATCAGCTCTATCAGATCCGTGCGCGGGCCAATGCACTTGGTTACAGCGACACGGAAATCAAATCTTACATCAAGTCGGACCAGGAAAAATCTCGTATGCGGGCCAAGGGCGAGCGGCTCTTGCGTCAGAACGGGGTGAAACTGGACCAACCGGAAACATTCTGTGCTTACGGGCTTGCAGAAATTGAGAAAAACAGCGCGATCGGCGTGTTACTGAGGGCGAAATAG